The DNA region AATTCCTGGAAGACCGGGCTGATGCCGATGAGCCGTGCGGCGTGCGGCGTCAGGCGCGCGATGACCTCGCCACGATATCTGAACACGCCCGCATCGGGCGTGAATGTGCCGGCCACGATGTTGATCAAGGTCGATTTGCCGGCCCCATTCTCCCCGAACAGAACATGCACCTCGCCATGGCGCAGGTCGAAATCGACGCCGTCGAGCGCCATGACGCCGGGAAAACTCTTCGAGATGCCTTTGAGCTCGAGCAGGAGGTCGGCATCTCGGGCCGCCATGGCGGCCCGGGATGCGCCATCCATGATGGACGCCGTCACCGATGATCCTGTGATCGAGCGCGCATCTTCACGCTCTCAAGGCGCCTTCACCGAAAACACCGCCTTGAAGTCGGACGGAGCGAGGACGAGGCTGATATTGATCTTCTCGATATTGTCCTTGGCGATCATGTCGGGGATGGCCTTGGCGCTCTTTACATAGGTCTTCTTTTCGAGCACGCGGACAGCCGTGTCGATGGCGATGCGCCCTTGCAGCACCGGATACTGCGTGGCGAAGCCCATGATCTCGCCCTTCTTCAAGGAATCGAGCATCGCCTGGTTCTCATAGGAGGACATGATCAAGGCGCCCTTGCGTCCCGCCTGGGCGACCGCCCCGACCGCGGCTTCGGCGGCCGGCGCACAGCCCCAGATGACGTTCATGTCGGGATAGGCCTGCAACGCATTCTGGATGAGGCCGAGCTGCACGGCAACGCCCGAATCGCCGAACTTGTCGCCGAGCATCGCGATGTTGCTCTTGCCAGTCACCGACTTCTTGAAGCCCTTCAGGAAGTCCTCGGCCCAGCCGGAGCCCGCAGGTCCCGGGAAAGTGCCGACCTTGGCGCTCTTATCCTTCAGATAATCGACGAGATAGGTGCCGGTCTGCTCGCCCATCGTGTCGAAATCGACCGTCATCTTCGAGGTCACATTGGACTTCGACACCGGATTGACGGTCGAGATGATGGCCTTGCCGGCGGCGACGCCCTCGAGGATCTTCTTGTCGAGACCGGCCTCCGAGATCGGGCCGACGATAATGGCGTCGAAATTCCCGGCCATGCAGTCGTCGAATTGCGATAATTGCTTGGGCAGGTTCTCATAGCCGCCCGCCTCGTAGAGCGTCATGTTCACGCCCATGCGCTTGGCCTCCTCGACGACGCCGTAATCGACGGCGACCCAGAAGGTGTCCTTCATATGCGGAAACAGCACGCAGACATTCCAGGGCTTCGCGGCCTTTTCGAGCGGCGAGTATTCGGACACTTTCGCCGCCCCCGAATCGAGATCGTAGATCTTGGCCGGCCACCATTTTTCGGCGGCGTTCGCGGCCGCGCCCGGGCCGAGCGCCATGATCGCCAAGGCCGTCGCGGCTATCGGAGCTGCGTATCTCATCTTTGCCTCCTCATGTGTGATGAACCAGGTCAGGCGCCGCCACTCATCCGAAACGCCGCGAACCGAAAGGCGACGCGGCGAGCCCTCTCGTCGACATGCCGATAGTTGTCGCCTCGTCGCGTCCGGATCCTTGCCGGGGTGGGTGGCGCCCCTGCGGGCGCTCATGAGAATCCACCCGATGTCGTGTGCGTCATCATCTCTTGCGCGTGATCACATAGGAGCCGCTGGCATCGAGCCTCGCGCTCCAGCCGGGCTCGATGACGATCGTCGTCGTCACCTCTTCGATGATGGCTGGCCCCTTGATGGTCGCTCCCGCGCCGAGCTTGCCGCCGTCATAGACGGGGGTGCGCTGGCGCTTGCCGGCGGCCGTGAAGATCGCCGTGCGAAAGCCTTTCGCCGCCTTGGCGACCGGCACGCCCTTGCCGAGCTTCAGCGGCTTCGGCTTGTCGACGCGGCCGTAGAGCGTGCTCTCGATGTTGACGACTTCGACGGCGCTGTGGCGCTCCGAATAGGTGTAGAGCTCCTCATGGCGCGCGTGGAAGCTGTCCTTGACCTTCTCGATGGTCTTGGCGTCAATCTCGAAATTGCCGATATCGACGGTGCATTCATGCACTTGGCCGGTATAGCGCATGTCGAGGCTGCGCTTCACCGAGATCTGCGCCGGCTTGAAGCCGTCGTCCTCGAGATGCCGCACGCCCTTGGCCTCGATCTGCTTGTAAAGTTTGTTGATCGCCTTGCAGGAGGCGGCGCCGTCGAGCCGCTGCGGGCTCGTGGCCATGTAGTTGTACTTCACGTCGGAGATGATCTGCCCGAAGGCGCATAGCCCCGAGGCGAGCTTGGGCAGGATGACGGTCGAGATGCCCATCTCGCCGGCGAGCGAGGTGATATGGGCGGCGGTCGCCCCGCCGGCGCCGACCAGTACGAAGTCCCGGGGGTCATAGCCGCGCTCGACCGAGACGCGCCTGATGCCGTTGACCATGTTGCTGTTGACGATGGTGTAGATGCCGTAAGCGGCGCGCTCCACCGAGATGCCGAGCGGCTCGCCGACCTTGCGCACCGCCTGGCGCGCCTTGTCGAGATCGAGCGGCAGGCGCCCTCCGAGGAGGCCGTCGGGATTGAGGTAGCCCAGCACCAGATTGGCGTCGGTCACGGTCGGCTGGGTGCCACCCTGTCCGTAGCAGGCTGGCCCCGGCTCGGCGCCGGCGCTTTGCGGGCCGACTTGCAACAGCCCCATCGCGTCGATCCAGCCGATCGAGCCGCCGCCCGCGCCGAGCGTCTCGACCTGGATCATGGGGACGCCGATGCGGTAGCGCAGGAAGTCGATGTTCTTGTTGATGTTGGTGACGCCGTCCTTGGTCAGCGTGATGTCGAAGGAAGTGCCGCCCATGTCGATGGTGATGACGTTGTTCTTGTTGAACGGCGCAGCGACGAAGAGGCCCGCCTGCGGGGCCGAGGCCGGCCCCGAATTGATGGCGTAGACCGAGCGGTCGGACATGGCCTGGCCGATGGCGAGCCCGCCATTCGACTGGAAGTAGCGGACCGGATTTTGCGCGCCGAGCGAGCGGAAATGCCGGTCGATGGCGTCGACATAGCGCGACAGGATGGGCGTCAGATAGGCGTTAGTGACCGCCGTCGAGGTGCGGGTATATTCGCGCAGCTGCGGATAGAGCTCGCTGCCGACCGTCAGCGCCGCCTTCGGCATCATGTCGCGCACGATCTCGGCGGCGCGGCGCTCATGCTTGTTATTGAGCACCGACCAGACGAAGGAGATGGCGACCGTTTCGATGCCGTCTTTCAGAAAGAACTCGCAGGCCGCGCAAACATCCTCCTCGTGCATCTCGGTGCGGATCGAGCCGTCGGAGATGACGCGCTCGCGCACGCCCTTGCGCAGATAGCGCGGCACCAGCATCACGGCGGCCGGATATTCGGGGTCGTAGCGGTAGCCGTCCTCCTTGTGGCCGAGGCGGATCTCGATCGAATCCTCGTGGCCCGCGGTGCAGATGAGCCCGGTCCTGCCGCCCTGATGCTGGATCAGCGCATTGAGGCCGACCGTCGTGCCGTTGATGCAGAGATCGCAATTCGAGACGATCTCGGACGGGCTCTCGCCAAGCTCGTCGGCAATGAGCTTGAGGCCGTTCTCGATGGCCCGCGTCGGATCGGAAGGCGTCGAGAGCGCTTTGAAGAGGCGAACATCGCCTGACTGGTCGGCAAGCACGAAATCCGTGAAGGTGCCGCCTGCATCGATGCCAAGACGATATTTGCTGCGCATGTCGGTGATCCTCTCCGCTCGCGTCAAGACGTTGCCGGCAGGGCGCGGCCGCGCAGCTGCAGTGTCGCGGGGAGATCGACCGCGAGCGAAAGCTCGTCCTTGATGATGACGCCGTAATCCTCCATCGCGCCTCGCATCGAGACGAGGCCGTTCTTCACGTCGGAGACGACCTTCTCGACCGGGCGCTCATAGGCGTTGCCGTAGCCGCCCCCGCCCGGGTTCATGTTCATGACCGTGTCGCCGGGCTTGATGGTCTCGATCACATTCGTCTTGATCATCTCGGTGCGGCCGTTGCGCGTCAGCAGGAGGCGACCG from Rhizobiales bacterium GAS188 includes:
- a CDS encoding N-methylhydantoinase A; the protein is MRSKYRLGIDAGGTFTDFVLADQSGDVRLFKALSTPSDPTRAIENGLKLIADELGESPSEIVSNCDLCINGTTVGLNALIQHQGGRTGLICTAGHEDSIEIRLGHKEDGYRYDPEYPAAVMLVPRYLRKGVRERVISDGSIRTEMHEEDVCAACEFFLKDGIETVAISFVWSVLNNKHERRAAEIVRDMMPKAALTVGSELYPQLREYTRTSTAVTNAYLTPILSRYVDAIDRHFRSLGAQNPVRYFQSNGGLAIGQAMSDRSVYAINSGPASAPQAGLFVAAPFNKNNVITIDMGGTSFDITLTKDGVTNINKNIDFLRYRIGVPMIQVETLGAGGGSIGWIDAMGLLQVGPQSAGAEPGPACYGQGGTQPTVTDANLVLGYLNPDGLLGGRLPLDLDKARQAVRKVGEPLGISVERAAYGIYTIVNSNMVNGIRRVSVERGYDPRDFVLVGAGGATAAHITSLAGEMGISTVILPKLASGLCAFGQIISDVKYNYMATSPQRLDGAASCKAINKLYKQIEAKGVRHLEDDGFKPAQISVKRSLDMRYTGQVHECTVDIGNFEIDAKTIEKVKDSFHARHEELYTYSERHSAVEVVNIESTLYGRVDKPKPLKLGKGVPVAKAAKGFRTAIFTAAGKRQRTPVYDGGKLGAGATIKGPAIIEEVTTTIVIEPGWSARLDASGSYVITRKR
- a CDS encoding monosaccharide ABC transporter substrate-binding protein, CUT2 family codes for the protein MRYAAPIAATALAIMALGPGAAANAAEKWWPAKIYDLDSGAAKVSEYSPLEKAAKPWNVCVLFPHMKDTFWVAVDYGVVEEAKRMGVNMTLYEAGGYENLPKQLSQFDDCMAGNFDAIIVGPISEAGLDKKILEGVAAGKAIISTVNPVSKSNVTSKMTVDFDTMGEQTGTYLVDYLKDKSAKVGTFPGPAGSGWAEDFLKGFKKSVTGKSNIAMLGDKFGDSGVAVQLGLIQNALQAYPDMNVIWGCAPAAEAAVGAVAQAGRKGALIMSSYENQAMLDSLKKGEIMGFATQYPVLQGRIAIDTAVRVLEKKTYVKSAKAIPDMIAKDNIEKINISLVLAPSDFKAVFSVKAP